In Microbacterium maritypicum, the following are encoded in one genomic region:
- a CDS encoding carbon starvation CstA family protein: protein MTAPGTEPVIVTDPKLPSVALTEEHHEKANRWTLPKIILWAAIALLGAVAWTMLAIVRGETVNAIWFVFAAVCTYLIGYRFYSKVIEKYITRPDDRRATPAEVRQDGKDYVPTDRRVLYGHHFAAIAGAGPLVGPVLAAQMGYLPGTIWIIVGVVLAGAVQDYTVLFFSMRRGGRTIGQMARQELGKIGGTAAIIASLLIMLIIVAILALVVVNALGESPWGVFSVAMTIPIALFMGVYLRYLRPGKVTEVSIIGFALLMAAIIGGGWVAGTEWGQAIFHLDRTTIAWGIIIYGFIAAVLPVWLLLAPRDYLSTFMKIGVIVMLAGAIVLVRPEITVPAVSIFGENGMGPVFAGPLFPFLFVTIACGALSGFHALIASGTTPKLIEKERQTRFIGYGGMLMESFVAIMALVAAISIDQGIYFAMNAPASATGGTVEGAVAFVNSLGLTGVNLTPEMLTGTAAAVGEESIVSRTGGAPTLALGLAHIMQQALGGQALMAFWYHFAIMFEALFILTAVDAGTRVARFMLQDSIGAWFPKFRDVSWRPGVWICTAIMVAGWGAILILGVTDPLGGINTFFPLFGIANQLLAAIALAVVLAIVAKRGRSYFKWLWIIALPLAFTAVVTITASFYKILSPVPAIGYWANHFKYVAARDSGDTALGGPEVLDAVIRNTAVQGTLSIIFVTLAIIVMVMAVIVTVKAIRNGGGENTEDEPVASRRFAPAGFLPSTAERELEKQWEPILADERKASSH, encoded by the coding sequence ATGACCGCACCGGGCACCGAACCCGTCATCGTCACCGACCCGAAACTCCCCTCCGTCGCCCTCACCGAGGAGCATCACGAGAAGGCGAACCGCTGGACCCTGCCGAAGATCATCCTCTGGGCGGCGATCGCCCTGCTGGGTGCTGTGGCCTGGACCATGCTCGCGATCGTGCGTGGCGAGACCGTCAACGCGATCTGGTTCGTGTTCGCCGCGGTCTGCACGTATCTGATCGGCTACCGGTTCTACTCGAAGGTGATCGAGAAGTACATCACCCGGCCCGATGACCGCCGGGCCACCCCCGCCGAGGTCCGCCAGGACGGCAAGGACTACGTCCCCACCGACCGGCGCGTGCTCTACGGCCACCACTTCGCCGCCATCGCCGGCGCCGGCCCGCTCGTCGGCCCGGTGCTCGCCGCGCAGATGGGCTACCTCCCCGGTACCATCTGGATCATCGTCGGCGTCGTGCTCGCCGGAGCCGTGCAGGACTACACGGTCCTCTTCTTCTCGATGCGCCGCGGCGGCCGCACGATCGGCCAGATGGCCCGTCAGGAGCTCGGCAAGATCGGTGGCACCGCCGCGATCATCGCCTCGCTGCTGATCATGCTGATCATCGTCGCGATCCTCGCGCTCGTCGTCGTCAACGCGCTCGGCGAGAGCCCGTGGGGTGTCTTCTCGGTCGCCATGACAATCCCGATCGCGCTCTTCATGGGCGTCTACCTGCGCTACCTGCGCCCTGGCAAGGTCACCGAGGTCTCGATCATCGGCTTCGCGCTGCTGATGGCCGCCATCATCGGCGGCGGCTGGGTCGCGGGCACCGAGTGGGGTCAGGCGATCTTCCACCTCGACCGCACCACCATCGCGTGGGGCATCATCATCTACGGTTTCATCGCCGCCGTGCTCCCGGTCTGGCTGCTGCTCGCTCCCCGCGACTATCTGTCGACCTTCATGAAGATCGGCGTGATCGTCATGCTCGCCGGAGCCATCGTCCTGGTGCGCCCCGAGATCACCGTCCCCGCGGTCAGCATCTTCGGCGAGAACGGCATGGGTCCGGTGTTCGCCGGTCCGCTCTTCCCGTTCCTGTTCGTCACGATCGCCTGCGGTGCGCTTTCGGGGTTCCATGCGCTGATCGCGTCCGGAACCACACCGAAGCTCATCGAGAAGGAGCGCCAGACGCGCTTCATCGGCTACGGCGGCATGCTCATGGAGTCGTTCGTCGCGATCATGGCCCTCGTCGCCGCGATCTCGATCGACCAGGGCATCTACTTCGCCATGAACGCGCCGGCCTCGGCGACGGGCGGCACGGTCGAAGGCGCCGTCGCCTTCGTGAACTCGCTGGGCCTGACGGGGGTGAACCTCACGCCCGAGATGCTCACCGGCACGGCAGCGGCGGTCGGCGAGGAGTCGATCGTCTCGCGCACCGGTGGGGCTCCGACGCTCGCCCTCGGCCTCGCGCACATCATGCAGCAGGCCCTCGGCGGTCAGGCGCTCATGGCGTTCTGGTACCACTTCGCGATCATGTTCGAGGCGCTGTTCATCCTCACCGCGGTGGATGCCGGCACCCGCGTCGCCCGTTTCATGCTGCAGGACTCCATCGGCGCCTGGTTCCCTAAGTTCCGTGACGTGTCGTGGCGCCCCGGCGTCTGGATCTGCACCGCGATCATGGTGGCCGGCTGGGGAGCGATCCTCATCCTCGGTGTGACCGACCCGCTCGGCGGCATCAACACCTTCTTCCCGCTGTTCGGCATCGCGAACCAGCTGCTCGCCGCGATCGCGCTCGCCGTGGTGCTGGCCATCGTCGCCAAGCGCGGCCGCAGCTACTTCAAGTGGCTGTGGATCATCGCCCTGCCGCTCGCGTTCACCGCGGTCGTCACCATCACGGCGTCGTTCTACAAGATCCTCTCCCCGGTCCCCGCGATCGGCTACTGGGCGAACCACTTCAAGTACGTGGCGGCCCGCGACTCCGGCGACACCGCGCTCGGTGGGCCCGAGGTGCTCGACGCGGTCATCCGCAACACGGCCGTGCAGGGCACCCTGTCGATCATCTTCGTCACCCTCGCGATCATCGTGATGGTCATGGCTGTGATCGTCACGGTCAAGGCGATCCGCAACGGCGGCGGCGAGAACACCGAAGACGAGCCGGTCGCCTCGCGCCGCTTCGCCCCGGCCGGGTTCCTGCCGAGCACCGCGGAGCGCGAGCTCGAGAAGCAGTGGGAGCCGATCCTCGCCGACGAGCGCAAGGCGTCGTCCCACTGA
- a CDS encoding YbdD/YjiX family protein — protein sequence MADTMTRTDAATTLLRALLGAVGRVGRGIRWYMTNLMGDSAYATYVAHQRRVHPDEEPMTERQFWRERMDDQDRNPGARCC from the coding sequence ATGGCCGACACCATGACTCGGACGGATGCCGCGACCACCCTCCTGCGCGCTCTCCTGGGCGCCGTGGGCCGGGTGGGCCGCGGCATCCGCTGGTACATGACGAACCTGATGGGCGACAGCGCCTATGCGACCTATGTCGCCCATCAGCGCCGCGTGCACCCGGACGAGGAGCCGATGACCGAGCGGCAGTTCTGGCGGGAGCGGATGGACGACCAGGACCGCAACCCCGGTGCCCGCTGCTGCTGA
- a CDS encoding helix-turn-helix domain-containing protein — protein sequence MAGYRIARDMETFGEHIRGWRMVLGLTAQQVAERANISRDTLRKIENGNATVTFENVAQVLRSLGILEAVVNAVDPLSTDIGRLRASSLEKTRAR from the coding sequence ATGGCCGGATATCGGATCGCTCGGGACATGGAGACGTTCGGCGAGCACATCCGCGGATGGCGCATGGTGCTGGGGCTGACCGCCCAGCAAGTCGCCGAGCGAGCGAACATCTCGCGCGACACGTTGCGCAAGATCGAGAACGGCAATGCGACAGTCACGTTCGAGAATGTCGCCCAGGTGCTGCGGTCACTCGGCATTCTCGAGGCGGTCGTGAACGCCGTCGATCCGTTGAGCACCGACATCGGCAGGCTCCGCGCCTCGAGCCTCGAGAAGACGCGCGCTCGATGA
- a CDS encoding type II toxin-antitoxin system HipA family toxin — protein MSDYEVYGDDRGDLQLVGQAHFTSGRSLATTFLYDAAYLARGGANIDPSLQLVPGPQYQSGMLRAFSDSSPDRWGRNLIDKAERIAAREAGRAPRSLDDVSYLLGVSDDTRQGALRFRAVGTEDFLGAEAHVPAIVELPNLLRRSDELAGDDDYTEAVKQLLDTGTTGLGGARPKASVRLEDGSLGFAKFPHSSDGWDVMAWEATTLGLLSDCGIAVPEFRLTRLGERCVLILRRFDRDAKQQRIGYISAMTAIGAADGEHHDYVEIADAIRDIARSPRAALSDLFDRAIVNVALGNTDDHLRNHGFLSDGNAWTLSPAFDVNPNPDLARSRSTSIAGADTYDTEIEGLLALADDCDLTQSRAREHMASISEALSSWQDRARRNRLPEKEISRMGESIAPRLDLVATAGRK, from the coding sequence ATGAGCGACTACGAGGTCTATGGTGACGACCGTGGCGACCTGCAGCTGGTGGGGCAGGCGCATTTCACCAGCGGCAGGTCGCTTGCCACCACCTTCCTCTATGACGCGGCGTACCTCGCCCGCGGCGGCGCGAACATCGATCCGTCGCTGCAGCTCGTTCCCGGACCGCAGTACCAGTCCGGGATGCTGCGGGCGTTCTCCGACAGCTCGCCGGACCGTTGGGGCCGCAACCTCATCGACAAGGCCGAGCGGATAGCCGCCCGCGAGGCCGGTCGCGCTCCGAGGAGCCTCGACGACGTCAGCTACCTCTTGGGTGTCAGCGACGACACTCGCCAGGGCGCGCTGCGCTTCCGTGCCGTGGGCACCGAGGACTTCCTCGGTGCAGAAGCTCATGTCCCTGCGATCGTCGAACTTCCGAACCTCCTGCGCCGCAGCGATGAACTCGCCGGCGACGACGACTACACCGAGGCGGTCAAGCAGCTGCTCGACACCGGAACCACAGGCCTGGGTGGCGCGCGGCCGAAGGCATCCGTGCGTCTCGAGGACGGATCCCTCGGGTTCGCGAAGTTCCCGCATTCCAGCGACGGGTGGGATGTCATGGCGTGGGAGGCGACCACTCTCGGTCTGCTGTCGGACTGCGGAATCGCAGTGCCAGAATTCCGTCTCACACGCCTGGGAGAGCGCTGCGTCCTCATCCTGCGCCGCTTCGACCGGGACGCGAAGCAGCAGCGGATCGGGTACATCAGCGCCATGACCGCGATCGGAGCCGCCGACGGCGAGCACCACGACTACGTCGAGATCGCCGACGCCATCCGCGACATCGCGCGCTCCCCTCGCGCCGCGCTCTCTGATCTCTTTGACCGCGCGATCGTCAATGTCGCTCTCGGCAACACGGATGATCACCTGCGCAATCATGGTTTCCTCAGCGATGGCAACGCCTGGACGCTCAGCCCCGCCTTCGACGTCAATCCGAATCCTGATCTCGCCCGGAGCCGATCGACCTCGATCGCCGGAGCCGACACGTACGACACGGAGATCGAGGGTCTGCTCGCGCTCGCGGACGACTGCGACCTGACGCAGAGCCGGGCTCGAGAGCACATGGCGAGTATCTCCGAGGCGCTCTCATCGTGGCAGGATCGCGCGCGTCGAAATCGCCTCCCCGAGAAGGAGATCTCACGCATGGGCGAATCGATCGCTCCGAGGCTGGACCTCGTGGCCACGGCCGGTCGAAAGTAG
- a CDS encoding sensor histidine kinase, which translates to MTDVVLAAVLGVLGGVVLTLLLLLARRLARGATDLGSDAEQAALTALHQASLAAPHLRAGLAAPDVVKAARHLRVLLGSAAVAIVSADDTVSFDGSSDGLESAAVRIAAQVRASGRRQVFPASGRDDDLEAVGAPIRVDGRVVGVVVAFAAPVGAALVRAAEEVADWCAAQVELGVLDSSRTQLAEAELRSLRAQISPHFIYNALTAIASFILTDPERARELVLEFADFTRYSFRRQGEFTTLSEELGSIHSYLELERARFGDRLRVTLQIAPETLATVIPFLSVQPLVENAVRHGLEPGEGGGEIRIASRDDGTHTEITVEDDGVGMDPEALRATLTASDDGVHVGLRNVDTRLRQLYGADGGLVVETNTGAGTLVRMRVPKSQPQHDPDTE; encoded by the coding sequence ATGACCGACGTCGTTCTCGCCGCAGTGCTCGGCGTGCTCGGCGGCGTCGTCCTGACGCTGCTGCTGCTGCTCGCCCGTCGGCTCGCGCGCGGGGCGACCGATCTCGGCAGCGACGCGGAGCAGGCGGCGCTCACGGCCCTGCATCAGGCGAGCCTCGCCGCTCCGCACCTGCGCGCGGGTCTGGCGGCCCCCGACGTCGTCAAGGCCGCGCGCCACCTGCGGGTGCTGCTCGGCAGCGCCGCCGTGGCGATCGTCAGCGCCGACGACACCGTCTCGTTCGACGGCTCGTCCGACGGGCTGGAGTCGGCGGCGGTCCGTATCGCGGCGCAGGTCCGGGCCTCCGGGCGTCGGCAGGTGTTCCCCGCGTCGGGCCGCGACGACGACCTCGAGGCCGTCGGGGCGCCGATCCGCGTCGACGGCCGTGTGGTCGGCGTCGTCGTCGCGTTCGCGGCACCCGTCGGGGCGGCGCTCGTGCGGGCCGCCGAAGAGGTCGCCGACTGGTGCGCCGCGCAGGTCGAGCTCGGGGTGCTCGACTCATCACGGACCCAGCTCGCCGAGGCGGAGCTGCGGTCGCTGCGAGCGCAGATCTCCCCGCACTTCATCTACAACGCCCTCACGGCGATCGCCTCGTTCATCCTCACCGACCCCGAGCGTGCCCGCGAGCTGGTGCTCGAGTTCGCCGATTTCACGCGCTACTCATTCCGGCGACAGGGGGAGTTCACCACGCTCTCCGAGGAACTGGGCAGCATCCACTCCTACCTCGAACTGGAGCGCGCCCGCTTCGGCGACCGGCTGCGCGTGACGCTGCAGATCGCGCCGGAGACCCTGGCGACGGTCATCCCCTTCCTCTCTGTGCAGCCGCTCGTCGAGAACGCGGTGCGGCACGGGCTCGAGCCGGGTGAGGGCGGCGGCGAGATCCGCATCGCCTCACGCGACGACGGCACGCACACCGAGATCACCGTCGAGGACGACGGTGTGGGAATGGACCCCGAGGCCCTGCGCGCCACGCTCACCGCGAGCGACGACGGCGTGCACGTCGGCCTCCGTAACGTCGACACCCGGCTGCGCCAGCTCTACGGTGCGGACGGCGGTCTGGTGGTCGAGACGAACACCGGCGCGGGTACCCTGGTGCGCATGCGGGTCCCGAAATCTCAGCCGCAGCACGATCCGGACACCGAGTGA
- a CDS encoding LytR/AlgR family response regulator transcription factor, producing MPTNSAPPVDVLVADDENPALDELVHLLRTDPRIGQILTASSGAEALRLMSERAVRIAFLDIHMPGLSGTDLARALMTLAAPPAVVFVTADDAKAVEAFELRAADYLLKPVRAARLRQAVDRVVELGDTAASGDDEMLPVTVGSAVRFVRRSDVTWVQAQGDYSRLHTGDGAGHLVRIPISELETRWTDAGFLRIHRSSLVRISAVTEARLSGTEAAVSIGGLSLPVSRRMVPAVREALVRGEGAG from the coding sequence ATGCCGACGAACAGTGCACCCCCGGTAGACGTCCTCGTCGCAGACGATGAGAACCCTGCGCTCGACGAGCTCGTTCACCTGCTGCGCACCGATCCGCGCATCGGGCAGATCCTCACGGCGTCGTCGGGTGCCGAGGCGCTGCGGCTGATGTCCGAGCGCGCGGTGCGGATCGCGTTCCTCGACATCCACATGCCGGGTCTCAGCGGCACCGACCTCGCGCGGGCGCTGATGACTCTCGCCGCGCCACCGGCGGTCGTGTTCGTCACGGCCGACGACGCCAAGGCGGTGGAGGCGTTCGAGCTGCGAGCCGCGGACTACCTGCTCAAGCCTGTGCGGGCCGCGCGGCTGCGTCAGGCGGTCGACCGCGTGGTCGAGCTCGGCGACACCGCGGCATCCGGCGACGACGAGATGCTGCCGGTCACGGTCGGCTCCGCGGTGCGGTTCGTGCGGCGCAGCGACGTGACCTGGGTGCAGGCGCAGGGCGACTACTCGCGGCTGCACACCGGCGACGGCGCGGGGCATCTCGTGCGCATCCCCATCTCCGAGCTGGAGACGCGGTGGACGGATGCCGGGTTCCTGCGCATCCACCGCTCGTCGCTCGTGCGCATCTCCGCCGTGACCGAGGCCCGTCTGTCCGGCACGGAGGCTGCCGTCTCGATCGGTGGACTCTCGCTTCCGGTGAGTCGGAGGATGGTGCCGGCCGTGCGCGAGGCGCTGGTGCGCGGTGAGGGCGCGGGATGA
- a CDS encoding cation acetate symporter, with amino-acid sequence MNAVLDLIGVALVIVATLLIGVYGLRISRTTGDFFVASRTVRPVWNASAISGEYLSAGTFLGLSGLVLLDGARGFWFPIGYAAGYLLVLAFVAAPLRRSGAYTIPDFIEARLESTSARRVTSIAVLVIGWLYIVPQLHGAGLTLLVVAGLPEWVGAVTVAVLVAAAVAAGGMRAITYVQAFQYWLKLTALLVPVVFIAFALSGGPHDFDPALVFPVEAGPSGFDVYETASLLLALLLGTMGLPHVLVRFYTSPTGVSARRTTVIVIGMVSAFYAVSSTMGLLARIAAPDLAVPGVADTVVLLLPSRVFPGMLGELLTALIVAGAFAAFLATSAGLVVSLAGVISQDVFSGSVRSFRLSAVLCALVPLVVALLTAPAGLGSSVGVVFVVAASTLSPVVLLGVWWRGLTARGAVAGMVSGGLAAGLALLVHAAVGGVGVAAPYLAQPAAWTIPLATAVTVVVSLLDPRGPSPRTERFLARVHTPERG; translated from the coding sequence ATGAACGCGGTGCTCGACCTCATCGGGGTCGCGCTCGTCATCGTCGCCACGCTGCTGATCGGCGTCTACGGGCTGCGCATCTCACGCACGACGGGAGACTTCTTCGTCGCCTCGCGCACCGTGCGACCGGTGTGGAACGCGTCGGCGATCAGCGGCGAGTATCTGTCCGCCGGCACGTTCCTCGGGCTGTCGGGCCTGGTGCTGCTCGACGGTGCCCGCGGCTTCTGGTTCCCGATCGGCTATGCCGCCGGCTACCTGCTGGTGCTCGCATTCGTCGCCGCCCCGCTCCGGCGCAGCGGCGCGTACACGATCCCCGACTTCATCGAGGCGCGGCTGGAATCGACTTCTGCACGGCGGGTGACCAGCATCGCGGTGCTCGTCATCGGCTGGCTGTACATCGTGCCGCAGCTGCACGGCGCCGGGCTCACCCTGCTCGTCGTGGCCGGCCTTCCCGAATGGGTGGGCGCGGTGACCGTCGCGGTGCTCGTGGCGGCGGCGGTCGCGGCGGGCGGCATGCGGGCGATCACCTACGTGCAGGCGTTCCAGTACTGGCTCAAGCTCACCGCGCTCCTGGTGCCCGTGGTCTTCATCGCCTTCGCCCTGAGCGGGGGACCGCACGACTTCGATCCGGCGCTCGTGTTCCCCGTCGAGGCCGGTCCCTCCGGCTTCGACGTGTACGAGACGGCCTCCCTCCTGCTGGCACTGCTGCTGGGCACGATGGGCCTGCCGCACGTGCTGGTGCGGTTCTACACGAGCCCGACCGGGGTGTCCGCTCGTCGCACGACGGTGATCGTGATCGGCATGGTGAGCGCGTTCTATGCGGTGTCGAGCACGATGGGCCTGCTGGCCCGCATCGCCGCTCCCGACCTCGCCGTGCCGGGGGTGGCGGACACGGTGGTGCTGCTGCTGCCCTCGCGGGTCTTCCCCGGAATGCTCGGGGAGCTGCTGACCGCGCTGATCGTCGCCGGAGCGTTCGCCGCGTTCCTGGCGACCTCGGCCGGGCTCGTCGTGTCGCTCGCGGGGGTGATCAGCCAGGACGTGTTCTCCGGCTCGGTGCGGTCGTTCCGGCTGTCGGCCGTGCTCTGCGCCCTGGTGCCGCTCGTGGTCGCGCTGCTCACGGCACCGGCAGGCCTCGGATCGAGCGTCGGCGTGGTGTTCGTGGTGGCGGCGTCGACGCTGTCACCGGTGGTGCTGCTCGGCGTGTGGTGGCGCGGGCTCACCGCTCGAGGGGCCGTGGCCGGGATGGTGTCGGGCGGATTGGCCGCAGGTCTCGCGCTGCTCGTGCACGCGGCGGTCGGGGGAGTCGGCGTCGCCGCGCCCTACCTCGCGCAGCCGGCCGCCTGGACGATCCCGCTCGCCACGGCGGTGACGGTCGTGGTCTCGCTCCTCGACCCGCGGGGGCCGTCGCCGCGCACGGAACGCTTCCTCGCGCGGGTGCACACCCCGGAGCGCGGCTGA
- a CDS encoding DUF6226 family protein, translated as MSTSNTFPGALAPMPDAMSAMLIWPSPEPVAPPRFVEGFELFEALARDAGTDPVVLAADLGALWDFVAAHPELLDAPETAEAAARFLGNAIAVAHPAARWRFTSEPEVGTSTISVPVAGLLRGIIEHPEQREPFREMLASWPQADRDAEEFDALRREEVDIDFVVAPVPFTRPVLAVPEFVDESGKVIHYGSRWAGGSPPEDAYSRVTHPERFAPVMSVVDALVDHLETWYDVDVDRRSDESGARVWHLRPTTGAQITLTGTAESVVIRSGALTREYAPSCTCDACDETAESVADQLEETLLAIAAGGLREVFPVGQRRWLHTELRTPDGGGRSGGGEPDPSFPAEELDDAEDLLARLPDGWWPAWTLRTPRS; from the coding sequence ATGTCGACGTCGAACACCTTTCCCGGCGCGCTCGCGCCGATGCCGGACGCCATGTCCGCCATGCTGATCTGGCCGAGCCCCGAGCCGGTCGCGCCCCCGCGATTCGTCGAAGGCTTCGAGCTCTTCGAGGCCTTAGCGCGGGACGCCGGCACCGACCCCGTCGTCCTCGCCGCCGACCTCGGCGCACTGTGGGACTTCGTTGCCGCGCACCCCGAACTCCTCGATGCTCCCGAGACGGCGGAGGCGGCGGCACGGTTCCTGGGGAACGCGATCGCTGTGGCGCATCCGGCGGCGAGGTGGCGCTTCACGAGCGAACCCGAGGTGGGCACCTCGACGATCTCGGTCCCGGTCGCCGGCCTGCTGAGGGGGATCATCGAGCACCCGGAGCAGCGCGAGCCGTTCCGGGAGATGCTCGCGTCCTGGCCGCAGGCCGACCGCGACGCCGAGGAGTTCGACGCCCTGCGGCGCGAAGAGGTCGACATCGACTTCGTGGTCGCCCCGGTTCCGTTCACGCGCCCGGTGCTCGCGGTCCCGGAGTTCGTCGACGAGTCCGGCAAGGTCATCCACTACGGATCCCGCTGGGCCGGCGGCTCGCCTCCGGAAGACGCCTACTCCCGGGTGACCCATCCGGAGCGGTTCGCCCCCGTGATGTCGGTCGTCGACGCACTCGTCGACCACCTCGAGACCTGGTACGACGTCGATGTCGACCGACGGTCCGACGAATCGGGGGCACGCGTCTGGCACCTGCGGCCCACGACAGGGGCGCAGATCACCCTCACCGGGACGGCCGAATCCGTCGTCATCCGGTCCGGAGCCCTGACCCGGGAATACGCGCCCAGTTGCACCTGCGATGCCTGCGACGAGACCGCCGAGAGTGTCGCCGACCAGCTCGAGGAGACCCTGCTCGCGATCGCCGCCGGAGGGCTGCGGGAGGTCTTCCCCGTCGGGCAGCGACGCTGGCTGCATACCGAGCTGCGCACCCCTGACGGGGGCGGACGGTCGGGCGGCGGCGAACCCGACCCGTCGTTCCCGGCCGAGGAGCTGGACGATGCCGAAGACCTCCTCGCGCGTCTCCCCGACGGCTGGTGGCCGGCCTGGACGCTGCGCACTCCCCGGTCCTGA
- a CDS encoding pirin family protein, whose product MIGQRRLILEPREVPLGGVRGMNVLRALPHRNLPTIGAWCFLDRFGPADTKMRVEPHPHIGLQTVTWPLVGEIRHRDSLGSDADLRRGQLNLMTAGNGISHSEYSIGEGPVPLDALQFWVVLPDSARHGAAGFERHTELPSVALPADDGADAEATVVLGEFAGVRSPATVHTPIVGAEIVLAPGSRVRLPLGSDWEHALMLVEGDAVVAEHPLDRNGLLYLGDSRDEVEVASRDGALLFVLGGEPFEDDIVMWWNFAGRSHDEIVAAREEWEAESATGAASPRFGAVEGHDVRIPAPPLPDVRLMPRSRKL is encoded by the coding sequence ATGATCGGGCAGCGCCGCCTCATCCTCGAGCCGCGCGAGGTGCCTTTGGGCGGGGTGCGCGGCATGAACGTGCTGAGGGCACTGCCGCACCGCAACCTGCCGACGATCGGCGCCTGGTGCTTCCTCGACCGGTTCGGGCCCGCCGACACGAAGATGCGGGTCGAGCCGCATCCGCACATCGGGCTGCAGACGGTGACGTGGCCCCTGGTCGGCGAGATCCGCCACCGCGACTCGCTCGGCAGCGACGCCGACCTGCGCCGCGGTCAGCTGAACCTGATGACGGCCGGGAACGGCATCTCCCACTCCGAGTACTCGATCGGCGAGGGTCCGGTGCCCCTCGACGCCCTGCAGTTCTGGGTCGTGCTGCCGGATTCCGCCCGCCACGGCGCGGCCGGGTTCGAGCGCCACACCGAGCTGCCCTCCGTCGCACTCCCGGCTGACGATGGAGCGGATGCCGAGGCCACGGTCGTGCTCGGCGAGTTCGCGGGCGTGCGCTCGCCCGCCACGGTGCACACTCCGATCGTCGGTGCGGAGATCGTGCTCGCCCCGGGTTCCCGTGTGCGACTGCCGCTGGGCTCCGACTGGGAGCACGCCCTCATGCTCGTCGAGGGCGATGCCGTGGTGGCGGAGCATCCGCTCGACCGGAACGGGCTGCTCTATCTGGGCGACTCCCGCGACGAGGTCGAGGTGGCCAGCCGCGATGGCGCTCTGCTGTTCGTGCTCGGCGGCGAGCCCTTCGAGGACGACATCGTGATGTGGTGGAACTTCGCCGGCCGCTCGCATGACGAGATCGTCGCGGCGCGCGAGGAGTGGGAGGCGGAGTCCGCGACGGGCGCGGCATCCCCGCGCTTCGGCGCGGTCGAGGGTCACGACGTGCGCATCCCGGCCCCGCCGCTCCCCGACGTACGGCTCATGCCGCGCAGCCGGAAGCTCTAG
- a CDS encoding GNAT family N-acetyltransferase — translation MTDITVTRDDDASRYEIRSDDVLAGFAAYDLRPGSIRFLHTEVDPAFQGHGLAGKLAAAALADAAERGEAIVPLCPYIAKYLETHEVPGAEVRWPKSPSGPAGSAGEDPTGRAE, via the coding sequence ATGACCGACATCACCGTGACCCGCGACGACGACGCATCGCGCTACGAGATCCGCTCCGACGACGTGCTCGCGGGTTTCGCGGCGTACGATCTGCGCCCCGGATCCATCCGCTTCCTCCACACCGAGGTCGACCCGGCGTTCCAGGGCCACGGGCTGGCGGGGAAGCTCGCCGCGGCCGCGCTGGCGGATGCCGCCGAGCGCGGCGAGGCGATCGTTCCCCTCTGCCCCTACATCGCGAAGTACCTCGAGACGCATGAGGTGCCGGGCGCTGAGGTCCGCTGGCCGAAGTCTCCCTCCGGGCCCGCCGGATCCGCGGGTGAGGACCCGACGGGCCGAGCGGAATGA